Genomic segment of Populus trichocarpa isolate Nisqually-1 chromosome 12, P.trichocarpa_v4.1, whole genome shotgun sequence:
AGTTTGCGAATTTCATGCATTAGCGTGAAAGGTGCAGTTGATGATTGCCTCATAGACTGCCTTAGCAACGTTTTCCTGGTTCTATCACAGTGGCTTGACTCCTTGATGTCAAGATTTGGCAAGGATGCATCAGAATAAGAGAGACATTTCTTCACTAATGGACGGGGTGATTCCAGTGTGCTTGAAACCTGTCGATCCTCTTGAAGTTTTCTGCGCAATTCATCCACCTCAGATTGCGCAAGATCTCTTTGGCGTCTCAGCTCCTCCATTTCCATCTCCATCTAGACACAATAAGATACAAAGGCCACGGATTCATTTgcattattataattttgaagtcaACTAAAATTAAAGTAATACGACAGCTTACCTGCCGAATTTTGAAGTCTTTTTCCCTTGAAGGGTCAGGAGTGCGCAGCTCTGCTTCCAGCCTGGCTACCTCCTTCTGCAGATGTTTCACAAGCTGCTTATCCGAAACAACCTAATAAagtttcacataaaaaatattcagtatTTGAATTGTCATTTAAAGTCAGAAGGAAACTCAATTAAACAGGTTTAGAAACAAAAGATCGATACCATGTTGACATGGGCATTATTAGTTACTTCCTTTGCTCGTGTGGCAAAGTAAAGGGTATTTCGAGATTGTTCAACATGGGTCAGAGCTGGGCTTAAAGTGCATATGATGGCAGTACAAGCATTCCCACCAAGTGAGTGCTGCAATATGCGAGTAAGCTTCGAGTCTCTGTAAGGTATATGACCACTACGTTTCCCAACACTACATAGATAAAAACAGATGGTCAatgcagaaaaagaaaattttttctatgttaaatgataaatttaaggTTTATAATTGTGAGCATGTGTACATTTCGCAATTCTGTACTGCTATAGCATGTGAAAGCATGCTAAGAATAGGCTCTGACCTGAGCTTTCTAATCACAGTTGTCAGGGTCATCAGACTAAGATTAATATGGCAACCTTCCCTGAGTCTGGCACCATCTGCATGTGTCTGTGAAGCTCTTTCACTTCCAGCTAGATCAACAAAATTCTGCAAGTCATTGGTAACCCAATAGTTATTAGTTATAATCACACAAGAAATACTGCACTTTAGATGGCAACTCATTGGGCCGAAAGGATGAGCGAAATAAGGCAAgagtttctatattttttaccaGGCTTGCAACGAAAGATCTCACACAATCTGAATTTTCTCGAAGTGTGCTTTCTATTGTCtacatcaaacacaaaaaaaaaaaaaaaaaacaacaacaacaacaacaactcaCATGTTAGTTTTCATAGAAGAACTGTTATAACTTGAATCAATACATAATATGATCCGTGAACCTTACCAGCCTTATAATTTGGTGTGATCGTGAGCTAGTATCATTAAGGGCAGTTTCACCAACTTGCCTTTGCGCTACAACATAATCAGAAACAAGTTAATCAACTGCCAATTAGCAATGTATTTGCAAAGGAAGAAGCTTCACCAAATTACCTTCACATATACTGATTAGATGCCTTAAATGCTGATCATTACTTGCTGTCTCTTCTACCAACTTCTCAACCACAGTACCTTTCTGCATTTGGGAATCACAAGAAATACAGTAAATGAGAGAATCATTCAGAAAAGCATATGAAGTTCATTCTTGACTGcagaaaaaaactcataaatgtAACAATACCTCCGGGTCATCTAGAAGCTTTAGATTGCGACCAGATTCAGAATTTAACAGGTCCCTGACATTTTCATTATAGATTTCTAGTCCAGAAATCCTAATTGTAAAATCTCTCTCTGGTGTCTGCAGTCAgtccaaaacaaaaaccacaaCTTTCTAATGAATATAGTTTTGCTATAAACTCAATAAACTAGACCAAGTAAAATCCAACTTTCTAGAGCACAATGTCAGATTTTGATGAAGCTTACATTCATTATATGCTTATAGATGTCATTAACAGCTTTATCAGTTATCCCTCTCATCGTGTATGTCTTCCCACTGCTAGTTTGCCCATATGCAAATATGGTTGCTGTAAtgtaaaaatgaaagaattgttTAATCCAGATGCACTACAAAAATCACATAACCTGAGATTTACCATTGAAAGAATAGGTTATATTACCATTTATGCCCATCAAAGCAGACAAAGCAACATTTTTCACTCCATCTTCATAAACAGCTTCAGTTATACTAGAAGGACCAAAAACTTTATCTGAAagcggaaaaacaaaaaacaaaaaaccttaattaaagCATGAAATCACAAGAAACTCTCTTATATAattcaaacaacaaaaacaaaaaagaaagctgCAATTAAATTACCAAAAATGAAAGAGGCCGGTTGAGCTGCTCGTTCTTGAGGGGGTGGCTTAAAGACAATAGTATGATCATCAACACAGTCCCAAGCAATTTGGTCCTTAGCTAACTGCTCCTTCTTGTTTAAAGGCCTTAATCTGACAGTAACTACAATCTTCTCCTCTTTTGCTTTAGGCCCTCCTGGGGTTGTTGCTGGTGTCCTGTCAATCTTAGAAGCTGGTGTTCCAGGGGTTCTAAGTGTCATCTTTTTTGGTCAAAATCTACTCTTTCCCTTTACAATTCACTCACAAGAGACCCGAAAATGGAAATCACCAGCCTCTGCCTCTCTCACTGGAGAGACTAACAAAAAACTGGGACCTCTCTGTCTTGGATGCAGAATTTGTTTATACAAATAAATAGCTGCCAAATCCAATTCAATAAAAAGATTAGAAGTTGCATCGAAAGACTCATTTCTTCTCCTGACCAAGTTCTTTCAGAAAATCAATTTCTCCAAATTAAAACAGCagaaaattgaaaaaggaaacaaaaagctGTAAACTTTACTCCATTATCGGTTCACTTTCTATTAGATCCAAATTgattgatcaaataaataataatatgctttaatggcccaaaaaaattttaagttttccTATTAACATTCTTTCCAAATTCATGCGTTATCCGGTAAATTAAATGAAGCACaaatcaatcacaaaaaaagTAAGTTCCTTACCATTGTTAAGATGGGTTTTCGATgatcaatataaactaaatcaTACGTGGAAAGTTACTCAAAACCCTCTAAATTCTAACCAATTGAAGCTCTAAGATCTAATGTCTTACCTTTTAAAAACCATAaggatttaaaaatagaaaacattatGGGacaaaaagtaaatgaaacaaTTACCTACAGGAATCTCAAGCCGAGGTCTCCAGATAAACAAGCAGATCCAGAGAAGAACCGATAAGAACTAGCTCTTTTTCAGAGAGAGAATGTAAGAGGTGGGTTTTTGCAGGggttaaagagagagagagggtctGCTCTTTTCATTGCcttctttatgaaatgaaaaccTGTGaccaatttgaatttgatttctaACGGCTAGttcgtttcttttcttttctgaggttctgatttcttcatttttaggGCAAACTACACATATACCCTCAATCAATTGAGTGtgtttcaatttggtcctctttATTAATAATGGCTCCCATATTACCTTTGCTTTACCAAAATGGAAAGTTCCAATCCAATCTTCCCAAATtgcgaaaaaataaaattttcaattgcaCACGTGGTCATTTTTCTtaacattattgattttttttttccataatcaCTAATTAATAGCATATAGGCgtttaatcaaatcaattatcaaacattATGAATGATGGACGAGTTTGTTTttgggtgtttgagagtgtaataatgattgttttttaaaatatttttcactcaaaaatatattaaaataatattttttttatttttataaaattattttttatatcagtatattaaaacaatctaaaaatataaaaaaattaatattaaataaaaacaaattatttttttttaaaaaactatttagaataTAATTTCAAACTGTATCTAAATAAtctatagataaaaataaaatatgaattttatatatactaAGGGCCCTTTCTCATGATTTGGCATTATTAGGCTTTTAGACTTCttgtcaattttataatttatgtgtgtagttgattttttttaataacatagtgtggtaaaatttttaaaataatacaagctgaattttttttaaaaataatatagtttgaaCAATTTTGAATATCATTTTTGCTTACAATTTTTATTGGTAATAATGATTGtttcatcatattttataatacatgttttcttataaattaattaatctaaataaaaatcaatttaaaattttataaatattaaataattaaaagatagaattcAAGATACAATagctatgaaaaaaataaataaaatgatgtgatgaaaaaaaaaaaaaaaattaataataattcacCAAAAACACgcttcaatttcatttttaacatttttaataacGTTAATATATCTATGAAATGATTCtaactgattaaaaaaataagaaacgtATGAATTACACACCCGATTATAATAcctgaagaaaagaaattgggAATTgggatcttaatttttttccagattttaATTCAAGTTATATGGTTGATGTGAGGATGAGTTTCGACCAGGAGGAGGATAAAATTAGGGCTTATTTACTACGGTAGGTTATTATATCTgaagatgaaaatattttaaaacatattaaaataatatttttttattttttaaaaattatttttaatattaatatattaaaataatatgaaaatattaaaaatatattaatttaaaataaaaataaaattttttttatttctgtttaaGCAGGTTTGGATTTGATTGAAATACAAGCGGGGCTCGACTGGATTGTGTTGAGAAGATAGAGATTGACACTGCGAAGGGGGTTTTGGTGACTGTCCTTGGTTAAGGGAAGAGGAAAAACAATAATGGGTTTTCAAAGGGCTGGTGACAGGGTTTTTGGTATTGcagtagctgttgtggttgtgatttgaaaaaaattattttataaaaagtatttttaattaagactggtttgaaaaaatagatgtttggttaaaattatgattaaaattgaggttgaacaaaaagtagtttaatgtgtttggttaaaaaaatgcttttcaaattgaggttataaaataattaaaaaatatatatatattaataatttttaatttaaatattatagatttaactagtgttattacatcatgaaataaataatattgatatcaaatattttttattattccatttaactatgtgcaatgtcatcacatacgaaatctatccaacaagaactatatttttcatggtttcttaagcgcgcaacaacaaaaactgaatttttttttaactgggtcggacccggcaagaacataattggaattgcgatcaaattccacaaatacTACATCATCATGTgatatctttctaatttatgtagtgttattaaataatattaaatactagtttttcgagtaaaacacatttttttaaaaaaaatttacaatttcattacatacaaaagtcattcgacaagaactatagtttccatgattttttgagcgtacaataaaattaggtaaaatattatcaggaataaaattgagattacagtacgagtaaatgtaattcaccttaaactaatttaaaaaaaaacaaaaaaaaaatatttttcacgttcacgtgaacaatgcgagtgaaatcaattaactgcactggtttttcggggaaaaaaaaactaaacttttcacactggtttttcaaaaaaagagcATGGCTCAACTGTTCATTAAAAATACCCACGaaaatgctgcttctccaaATCTTGCAGTGCGGCAGCGAAAGTTAGTGAGGCCTACCaagcaaaattattatttttttttgctttacaaAACATTGATATATATAGTTGCGGGTGAATTCACCTGTAGCCACATTACCAAACAGCCACTCAGTGGTTGTTGAAGATGGTGCGATGAGGTCGGTGGGCTTGTAATGGTTGTAGAGGAGAGGCTGTGGCTTTGGCGAGCGGAGCTTTTGATGGCGCGAATGGTTGATGGTGGTGGATTTGGTCGAGATAAGGAAGATAAGGCgaggttttatttgtttctgcatcttaaaaatattttattttttttattgtaaattaatatttgattgtaaaaatatcaaaggataggaaaaaattgtgaattaatttttaattcagaaGACTATTTGGttcagaaaaataataacttttggtttttgaaaatgTGAGATCTGTAATAGAACAatacatgttttaattaatgataatgtTTTGTTACTATTTCATAATAAAAGAGATTAATAAGATCATGAGAAAAGAAACATATTTGTTTagagagataaatatataaaaataaatttggtctcgagataattttaaaataaatttttatttttttaaaataagaggtATCGCGAGAGAATATGTTTTTagagacaatatttattattttttatctttaaaatatccttataaaaaacaattaattctaaaattattcaattaaaacatgtaagaataaaaataatttttaactcgGCTTGAAGATTAATCTTTtgagacaatatttattattttttaattaatatatgagaTCTTTCCATTTCTATTTTTAGTTTACCTTATTTTTAAACAGTATTGGTCATGTTTGTATTTTGTAAGGAGGAGCATCCAAgtcaattgaagaaattaattagacaCTGTCACGTCTCTTCTGTGAAACTTCCTGGCAAAACACTTGGTGATTTCTTGGCCATTACATATATTGATTTCTTGGCCATTACCTTTATTGATTTCTTGGCCATTACAtagacttttattttctttgtgaaaGCAAATAAGAGGCCCCTTGTCTACATTATTAGAAGGTACACCTTAACATTTGCCCAAGCTTCCTCTGTGTGTTGAGCCACCAGTTAAATCCCCTTCTCCTACGTTGAAGACTCTTCTCTTCACGTTCTGAAACAGAAAAATGGCTGCCCATCTTTTGTTCTTACTCTATCGACACCACCCCATCATCACCATCTTCCTTGTCCTAATCCTTGCATCAACATCTTGTGGTGAGGTTGATAATAAAGATTACAGAGACTGCGAAAAGCATTTTAATTGTGGAGTCTTATCAAACCTTTCTTATCCTTTCTGGGGAGGTGATCGACCTGAAGTTTGTGGACATAAAGGGTTCGAGCTCAAGTGTGAAGAAGGTCAGCTCCCTATAATACCGAGTGACACACTAGAATTCCGCCTATTTCGTTTAGATCAATCTTCCAGGTTGATGACTCTGCAGCTAGTGAATTCCCAATATTACATTTGTCCTTCTCAAACTTTAACCAATTCAAGTACTAAGAGTGACATCCATGTCTTCGGCTATGACCTCAACCTTAAAAACCTGAACTTACTTTACAACTGCACGGTCCCGAGCTCGACGCTGGAGCAAAATAGAATTTCGAGGTCGTATTGTAGTGAATATAGTGGCAGATCATTCTATGGAAGTGATGATATCTTGGAGAGCAGTAGTGGGCTAGACCAAACGCAATGTAGCATAAGGTTCAAAATCCCCATTCCAGCTGAGTCTTTTCGTCGACTAACGGGTGACAAACCAGAATTGGAGCAAGTTTTAAGAGAAGAGTTTAACGTGTCGTACAAGTATGATCAAGGTCCTTCAATTTGCGATGGATGCATGGCTTCGAAAGGAATATGTGGAACCAACTTGACTGATCCCAATAGAGAGTTCTTGTGCCTTTGCCGTGACCACCCTTATCCTTTTGTGTGCAAAGGTCAGCTAAGtataccttttcctttttttttctcttccctgttatatgttttattattcatttcagTGTGTTTCGTGTTATTTGTGTGGGCAATTAAGTTAGTTGGGTAATTAGGGTTGATAATTAGGAAGAGGGCTTAATTTGTTCTTGTTCGGAACTCAAAATTAACTTTCCAATGGCATTAATGACCGATTAGAAGCCCATTAACCCATCTATCATAGGAAAATTGTTAAGCAATAGTTTCTGCAAGCTAGtccttctagtttttattttattaaatctctAGAttaccctttttattttttcttaagaaacatTTTGGCTGACCCCACAAGAAGGTGAGCTTGGGTgtcttaatattaattaatggaaAATGACTTCCCCAAG
This window contains:
- the LOC7486757 gene encoding kinesin-like protein NACK1 isoform X1, whose translation is MTLRTPGTPASKIDRTPATTPGGPKAKEEKIVVTVRLRPLNKKEQLAKDQIAWDCVDDHTIVFKPPPQERAAQPASFIFDKVFGPSSITEAVYEDGVKNVALSALMGINATIFAYGQTSSGKTYTMRGITDKAVNDIYKHIMNTPERDFTIRISGLEIYNENVRDLLNSESGRNLKLLDDPEKGTVVEKLVEETASNDQHLRHLISICEAQRQVGETALNDTSSRSHQIIRLTIESTLRENSDCVRSFVASLNFVDLAGSERASQTHADGARLREGCHINLSLMTLTTVIRKLSVGKRSGHIPYRDSKLTRILQHSLGGNACTAIICTLSPALTHVEQSRNTLYFATRAKEVTNNAHVNMVVSDKQLVKHLQKEVARLEAELRTPDPSREKDFKIRQMEMEMEELRRQRDLAQSEVDELRRKLQEDRQVSSTLESPRPLVKKCLSYSDASLPNLDIKESSHCDRTRKTLLRQSMRQSSTAPFTLMHEIRKLEHLQEQLGEEANRALEVLQKEVACHRLGNQDAAETIAKLQAEIRDMRTIQPVPKEVEIGSVVAPNKSVNANLKDEITRLHSQGSTFADLEEQLENVQKSIDKLVMSLPNNNPQSNCEAASKAKNQQKKKRILPLASSNGTNRQNFIRSPCSPLSTSRQVLESEIENRAPNNDDIVVSETMSESEKETPTKIEEGGEISSKEGTPGGYRRSSSVNMKKMQKMFQNAAEENVRSIRTYVTELKERVAKLQYQKQLLVCQVLELEANEAAGYTIEEEENINEPEQPQVSWHVTFREQRQLIIELWDMCYVSIIHRTQFYLLFKGDPADQIYMEVELRRLTWLQQHLAELGNASPAHFGDEPTISLSSSIRALKREKEFLAKRLTSRLTAEERDELYIKWNVPLDGKQRRLQFVNKLWTDPHDAKHIQESADIVAKLVGFCEGGKMSKEMFELNFALPTDKRPWITGWNQISNILHL